The Pseudomonas sp. R4-35-07 nucleotide sequence GTCGAAGGCCTGGCCCCCGGCGTGGCACAGGTTGATGCTTTCGAGGATTTTCTGCACATGGCCGTACATCGTGGTGGCCTTGTACGTCGGACGCATGCCCGCGCGGGTGTTGATAAACAGCTCGTCTTCGAAACTGGTGCGCAGTTTCTTCAGGCTGTAGCTCACAGTGGATTGGCTGACGAACAGCGTTTCGGACACGTCGGTAACGCTGCTCTGGTCGTAGACAGCGATAAACACCATCAAGTCCTGCATATCGAGCTTTCTGAGCAAGTTACTGTTTAGCATCGGTTCCGTCCGTAAAACCCTTTGTACCGAACTCAGTACAAGACTGCGCAAAATGTTAACGGAACGCTCGTACCAATAGAAAGCTCTGTAGGACTCTTCTATGTTTTGGGTGGGACAAAAAGTGTTTACAACACGACCTCAGCGGATATGCCGCGCGTAATGCGCGGGATTGAAGCGCGTGACCATCAGCAGCATCACCACCACCACGGCCGCCAATGACCACCAGGCCCATTCGAAGCTGCCCAATTGGTCGCGGATCATCCCGGCGATCAGCGGCGAGAGGCCGGCGATCAGGTAGCCGACGCCCTGCACGAACGCGGTCAGGCCACCGGCACGGCGCGGATTGTCGAGGTGGTCGAGGGACAGGATCAGACTCATCGGAAACAGGCCGCCGATTCCCAGGCCGAGCAGGCACGGCCACACCAGGCTCAGGTGCTGCGGGCTGAGGATCAGGCCGCAGAAACCGATGATGATCAGCACCAGCAAGACCGCGACCACGCCGCGTTTATCCCGGCGGCGATTGGCGATGGCGGGGGTCGCCAGGCCGGAGACGACCTCCATGGCGGTCAGCAGACCCAGCAGCAAACCGGCCTGCTGTTCGCTCCAGCCCTGCTCGACGTAATACGGTGCCAGCCACGCCAGCACACAGGTGTAGCACGCCGTGCCGAGGCCGAAAAACAGCGCCAGCAACCAGGCCCGGCGATTGCCGAAAAACGACGCCTGCGAGCCGCTGTCGACATGAGGCAAGGGCGGCAACGCCGAGCGCTGGGCGTACCAGAACACCAGCCCCAGCAGCGCCAGCCCTGCCCATATCGCAAGACCCATGCGCCAACTGCCGGTGTGCACTTGCACAAAGGGCGCAAACGAGGCGGCCAGTGCCGCGCCGCCCATGATCGCGGTGACATACAGGCCCATGAACAACGAAACGTCAGCGCTGAAGCGCGACTTGATCAGCGCCGGCATCAACGCCTGGATCAGCGCGATCCCGATGCCTGCAGCAATGGCGCTGACAATCAGCTCCAGCGCCGAATCCAGCCACAGCCGCGACACTGTCGCCACGCCGATCACCAGCAACGACACCACGATACTGCGGTGTTCGCCAAAGCGCCTGGCCAGGCCCATGCCAAAGAACATCGCCAGGCCCATGCCCATCACCGGCAGCATGGTCAGCAAGGCCGCGCTGCTGAAATTCAGCGGCACCTCAGCGCGAATCGACGACAACAAAGGCCCCACGGCCGCCATCGACGGGCGCAGGTTGAGGGCGACCAGCACCACACTGATCATCAGCCACACGGCGGTGGTGGGTTTTGCCTGAACGTTTTCCATGGGCCTGCCTTGAATGAACCAGGGCGAATCAGGCCACGGGTGGGCGAGGGCAGGCAAATGAGAAAGTCGTTGGGGCTATTGAAAAAATGCTTTATGCCCCAGCCAATTGCGCAAATGGCCACAGCACTGAGGATTCAATGTGGGAGGGGGCTTGCTCCCGATAGCGGTGTATCAGTTAAAGAGGCTCCAACTGAACCTGCGCTACGGGAGCAAGCCCCCTCCCACAAGTTTGACCCTGTTGTGTCAGTAGCCCACGGTGAAGCGTTTGCGCGAGTGCTTGGGGGTTTCCACTTCATCGAGCATGGCAATGGCGTAGTCGGCGAAACTGATCGAGCTTGTTCCGTCACTGCTGACCAGCAGATCATCCTGGCCCAGGCGGAATTTACCGGTGCGCTCGGTTCCATCGAACAGGGCCGACGGCGACAGGAAGGTCCAATCCAATTCCTTTTCCTGACGCAGCGCTTCCAGGAACTCAGCCCCCGCACTGGCTTCAGTTTTGTATTCTGCCGGGAAGCCCGGGCTGTCGATCACCCGGCTGCCGTCCGGCAGCAGCAGCGATCCGGCGCCACCCACCACCAACAGGCGTTTGACCCCGGCCTTTTTGACCGGGCCGATCACGGCGCTGGCAGGCAAGGTGGCAAAGTGCGCCGCACTGATCACCACATCGCTGCCGCTTACGGCCTGTTGCAGGGCATCGGCGTCCAGGGCATCGACGCGTTTGGCCGTGATGCCAGGGCGTACGGCCAGTTTGTCGGTATTGCGCGCGACGGCAGTGACGGTATGGCCACGGCGCAGCGCTTCTTCCAGCAGTTGGCTACCGGCACGGCCGGTGGCACCAATGATTGCGATCTTGCTCATGACGTTCTCCAGTCAGGTCAGGGTTTAAAACCAATTACCACTTCATTTCGCCCTTGGCGACTTTGGCGCTCAACTGCAGCGAGCCTTCGTCGGCGAGGGTCGGGTAGCGCTTTTTCATCGCCGCGATCAGGGCGGCAGAATCCTTGGCCTTGGCGGTTTCGATGTCGAAGGCCTTGATGTAGTCGGCGGTGAAGGTGACTGAGGCAGGCGATGGAGTACCCAGGTAGTGGCCCGGAATCACGGTGGTCGGCTTCAAGTCTTCAATACGTTGCAGAGTGGCCAGCCAATCCTTGTGGGACTGCGGGGTCTGGGTGTCAGCCATCCACAGGTGAATGTTTTGCGCGACCACCACGCCGCCGACCACGGCCTTGATCGACGGAATCCACACAAAACTGCGATCCGGCTGCGGGCCGTCCAGGCCGATGACTTCCAGTGACTGGCCTTCCAATGTCAGGCTGTGGCCTTCGAGCACCTGTGGCACGAGGGTCTTGGCCGGTTTGTTGGCGCCCATTTTCGGGCCCCAAAACGCCAGTTTGGCGGCGACGGTGGCGTTGATATGGTCGACCACCGGTTGGGGCGCCAGCACTTTCGCCTCGGGGAATGCGGCGGTGAGCGTGTCGAGGCCGAAGTAGTAGTCCGGGTCGCCGTGGCTGATGTAGATGGTGGTCAGGTGTTTGCCGCTGGCGCGGATGTTCTGCACCAGTTGCTCGGCCTGGCCCTTGCCGAATTGTGCGTCCACTAGGATCGCGTCCTTGGCACCGCTGACCAGCACCGAGCTGACCGGGAAAATCGCGGCTTCGCCGGGGTTGTATACCTCGAGTTTCAACTCTGCCGCCAGTGCGTGGGCGCTGAAGGCCAGGGCGGCGGTCGCCAGGGTCAAGCGTTTGAAGGTCGAGAACATCGGGCAGCTCCTGCCATCGGTAAGGGATGCGCAGAGCTTAGTTGCATAAAACATCACAAAAAATGCGATGCTGAGACATAGTTTGTTTCTGAAATCGGGCAAATCATGGATCGTCTTCAAGCAATGCGCGTGTTTGTCAGCGTGGTGGACCTGGGCAGTCAATCTGCCGCCGCCGATCATCTGGACCTGTCGCGCCCAGTGGTCTCGCGCTATCTGGCCGAGCTGGAAGATTGGGTCGGCGCGCGCCTGCTGCACCGCACCACGCGCAAGCTCAGTCTCACGGCTGCCGGCAGTGAAACCCTGCCGCGTTGTCGGCAATTGCTGGAACTGTGCGCTGATATGCAGGCCGCCGTCAGCGAGCCCGATGAGACCCCGCGGGGCCTGCTGCGCTTGAGTGTCAGCACCTCGTTCGGCCAGGCGCAGTTGGGCGCGGCCATTGCCGAGTACGTCAAACGCTACCCGTTGGTGACGGTCGACCTGCAGATGCTGGATCGCACGGTGAACCTGGTGGATGAGCGCATCGACCTGGCGATCCGCACCAGCAACGACCTGGACCCGAACCTGATCGCCCGGCGCCTGACCGTATGCCGCTCGGTTGTGTGCGCCACGCCGGCTTATCTGCAGGTGCATCCGGCGCCGCAGAAAGTCGAAGACCTGGCCCGGCACAACTGCCTGACCCACTCCTACTTCGGCAAGAACCTGTGGCATTTCGAGGAAAACGGCGAGCATGTGTCGGTGCCCGTACACGGCAATATCACCGCCAACGAGGCCAGTACGTTATTGCGTGTCACGCTGGCTGGGGCTGGGGTGGCGATGCTTCCCAGCTATCAGGCCGGCGACCTGATCCGCAGTGGTGAACTGGTGCGCTTGCTGCCGGAGGCTGAGCCACGGCAGATGAATATCTATGCGGTGTACGCCTCGCGCAAGCACATGCCCTCGGCGTTGCGCAGCCTGCTGGATTTTCTGGTGTTGCGGTTTCCCGAGGCGCCTGCTTGGGATGTCGGTCTCTGAGGCGACATAAACGGGCTGAATGGCCTGCAATCATGGCAACTTGCCCGGACTGACCTATGCTTTAAACAGCACCGTATAGATCTGTTCAGAGGTGTGTCATGAGTATTAAAACCAGAAAGTACCTGATGATTTTCAGCCTGTGCGCATTGGCTACCGCGCTGTACGGGACGGCCGCGTATCGCGTGGAACAGACGCGCATGCAGCCCACCTTTGCGATCAGTTGCCATCAGGATATGTGTGTGCCCCGCAGCGGCAGTTTCAGTGCCTTGCGTTGATGCCGGACACGCTGCACGCCGCCGATGTTTAATGCTGCGGGCTATCGGCCTTCAGCTGCTCGCGAAACGCTTTGGGTGAGAATCCGACCCTGCGGCGGAACAAGCGTGAGAAGTTGGTCGGGTCGGAAAACCCCAGCACTTCCGACATTTCATTGATCGTCATGCTGGTGTAAGTGAGCAGGCGCTTGGCCTCCAGCAACTGGCGGTCATGCATGATCTGCAAGGCTGGCTGCCCGCCCAACTCCCGACACGTCCCATTCAAGTGTGAGACCGAGATGCCCAACTTGTGGGCCAGGTCTTCAATCTTGGGGTGTTCGCGGTAATGCTGTTCGACCAACTGGGTGAAGCGTCGGAAATATTCACGGCTGCGTGGCACCCTGGGGTGGCGGCGCTGGATCGCCTGGCGGCTGACCCACACCAGCAGCACGCTGACCAGGGCGTGCATCATCATGTCGCGTGCCGGTTGATCGTCGGCGTACTCGTCCTGCAAGCGGGTGAACAGGTTGTTGAGGTAATCACTGTCCTTGCCCGCCGGGTAGTTGCCCAAGGCGTGCAGGCCATCGACCGTGCTGCCCAGTTGCGCCTGCAAGTGGCTGACCAGGGGCGCCGACAGGGTCACCACGTAACCTTCGACATCTTCGGAAAAACGAAAACCGTGCACACACAGCGGCGGCAGTACCTGCAGGCTCGCTTCGTTGAGGGTGGTGCGCTGGCCTTCGATTTCCAGGTGTGCCTGGCCTTTGTGCACGTACAGCAGTTGGCAGAGATCCGCGTGCCGGTGGGGTTGGATTTCCCACTGGTATTCCCGACTGCGCCGGGAAATGGTTTCGCAGTGCAACAAATCGGGGGTCGGCCACTGTTGGCTTTCCCCGTAAAGCTTGAAGACCGGAATCGCGGTGTTGGTCATGGTTTCAATCCGATACTCAGGAAGTGGTCGGTAATCGCCCCGATTGGCAAAAAGCGCAGGCTTTGAAACAGTTTTCACCTTCTTGTGCTGCTCGCTCAAGTGAAAAATGTCAGCCACACGTCCACTGACAACTCTTTCACTCGTTCGGTTCGGGTGAAGCCTGCAGGCCATAAGAATAATGAAAACGCTGAAAACCCAAGTCGCTATTATTGGCGCCGGTCCTTCCGGACTGCTGCTCGGCCAGTTGCTGCACAATGCTGGCATCCAGACCCTGATCCTAGAGCGCCAGGCCGCCGATTACGTGCAAGGCCGCATCCGCGCCGGGGTGTTGGAGCAAGGCATGGTCGACCTGCTGCGCGAGGCCGGTGTCAGCCGACGTATGGACGCCGAGGGCCTGGTGCATGACGGTTTCGCCTTGGCGCGCGATGGCCGACTCACGCACATCGACCTCAAGACCCTGACCGGCGGCCAGTCGGTGATGATCTACGGCCAGACCGAAGTCACCCGCGACCTCATGGCCGCCCGTGCAGCAGCCGGCGCCATGACCTTGTATGAAGCCTCGAACGTACAACCCCATGACCTGAACAGTGAGCGTCCCTGGCTGACCTTCGAGCATCAGGGCCAGGCCTTTCGCCTGGAGTGCGATTACATCGCCGGTTGTGATGGCTTTCACGGCGTGGCCCGTCAGTCGATTCCGCCCGAAGCGCTGCAGGTGTTCGAGCGCGTCTACCCGTTCGGCTGGCTGGGCATGCTTGTTGATACGCCGCCGGTGCACCCGGAGCTGGTGTACGCCAAGCATCCCCGTGGCTTTGCGCTGTGCAGCATGCGTTCGCCGACCCGCAGCCGTTACTACTTGCAAGTGCCCGCGCAGGAGCCTTTGGCCGACTGGTCGGACGAGCGCTTCTGGGATGAGCTGAAAACCCGCCTGCCCGCCGACCTGGCTGAACGGCTGGTCACCGGGCCGTCCCTTGAAAAAAGCATCGCGCCGCTGCGCAGCTTTGTGGTGGAGCCGATGCAGTACGGGCGCCTGTTCCTGCTCGGCGATGCCGCGCACATCGTGCCGCCCACCGGCGCCAAGGGCTTGAACCTGGCGGCCAGTGATGTGAACACCTTGTTTCGGATCTTGCTCAAGGTCTATCGCGAAGGGCGCGTGGAGTTGCTCGAGCGGTACTCCGCCATCTGCCTGCGGCGGGTGTGGAAGGCCGAACGGTTTTCCTGGTGGATGACCTCGATGCTGCATCAATTTCCCGAGGCGGACGGCTTCAGCCAGCGCATTGCCGAGAGCGAGCTGGATTACTTCATTAACTCCGAGGCGGGGCGCAAGACCATCGCGGAAAATTACGTCGGGCTTCCTTATGAAGCTATCGAATAGCCTGCTATCGTATTCGGCATTCCCGCAAGCTGCCGTTGCCTGCGGGCCCTGCTCGAAGGTTCTGCCGTGACTGCTCTCAATCCGCCCACTCCAACCGTTCCCGCCGTGCGCAGCATCCTCGCCGCGCTGATGCTGGCGATCTTTCTTGGCGCGCTGGACCAGACCATCGTCGCCGTGTCGATGCCGGCCATTTCTGCGCAATTTCATGACGTCAACCTGCTGGCCTGGGTGATCTCCGGCTACATGGTGGCGATGACGGTGGCGGTGCCGATCTACGGCAAACTCGGCGACCTGTATGGGCGGCGGCCGATGATGTTGATCGGCATGGGCCTGTTCACCGTCGCCTCGCTGTTCTGTGGCATGGCGCAAAGCATGGAGCAACTGGTGCTGGCGCGGGTTCTCCAGGGCATCGGTGCCGGCGGGATGGTCTCGGTGAGCCAGGCGATCATCGGCGACATCATCCCGCCCCGCGAGCGTGGGCGTTACCAGGGCTACTTCAGCAGCATGTATGCAGTAGCCAGCGTCGCCGGGCCGGTGTTGGGCGGTTATATGACCCAATACCTGTCCTGGCGCTGGGTGTTCCTGATCAACCTGCCGTTGGGCGCAGTTGCCTGGTACGTGGCCCATCGCACCCTCGTGGGGTTGCCGGTGCCGCAACGCAAGCCGATCATCGATTACCTCGGCACCGTGCTGATGATCATCGGCTTGACCGCTTTGTTGCTCGGTATCACGCAAATCGGCCAGGGCCATGCTTGGCGTGACGATCAAGTGCTCGGGCTGCTGGCCTGTGCGCTGTTGGCGTTGAGCGTGTTTGTATGGCATGAACGCCGCGCGCCGGAGCCGTTGTTGCCCATGCACCTGTTCGTCAACCGCAGCGCGGTGTTGTGCTGGTGCACGATTTTCATCACCAGCTTCCAGGCGATTTCCCTGACCGTGCTGATGCCGCTGCGTTACCAGACCGTGACCGGCGCCGGTGCCGACAGCGCGGCCCTGCATCTGCTGCCCCTGGCGATGGGGTTGCCGATGGGCGCCTATTTCGCCGGGCGCATGACGTCGGTGACGGGCCGCTATAAACCGATGATCCTCAGTGGCGCGGTGTTGAGTCCCTTGGCGATTTTCGGCATGGCCTACAGTGCGCCTGAGGCAGTCGGGCTGACGTCATTGTTCATGCTGCTGTGCGGGATTGCTGCGGGGATGCAGTTTCCGACTTCGTTGGTGGGGACGCAGAATTCGGTGGAGCAGCGTGATATTGGCGTGGCGACCAGTACGACTAACCTGTTCCGCTCCCTGGGTGGGGCGGTGGGGGTGGCGTGTATGTCGGCGTTGCTGTTGGCGTTGTTGCAGGATGGGAGTTTTGTTCATTTGGCCAGTGGTGCGTTGGTGGGCGAGGGGGGCTCTGGCAATGTGCTGCTTGATGGGCTTAACGCTGCGCCTGGGGCGGCGCGGGATGCGTTGCGGGGGGAGTTGGCGGTGACGTTTCGGCATTTGTTGATGGTGAGTGCGGGGGTGTCGTTGTTGGGGTTGGCGGCGGCGGTGGTGATGCCGGATCGGGTGTTGCGGGGGCTTGGGGATAAGCGCTGAGGGGTTGGGGGCGTGGCGGCCTCTGGGCCGACCAGGTCGTTGGGGGTGACTGAGTACATATCCGTTATTTAGGTAACGGCGGCTTATGGTTCCGCTCTTACATGAACTGCCCCCCAAAAGTTGGACGGGAGACGCTATTGATTTAGTGCCTGGGTCCGAAACTGTACCGGACTCAAGCCATTCAGTCTGAGGCTTATGCGGTCTTGGTTGTAGTAGGCGATGTAATCCTCTATGCCTGATGCCAGCTGCTCCACACTCTCAAATGATTCCAGATAGAAAAACTCGCTCTTGAGCGTGCCGAAAAAGCTTTCCATGGCGGCATTGTCCAAGCAATTACCCTTGCGAGACATGCTCTGCTCGATGCCCTTTTCGGCCAGCATGTGTCGGTAGGTAGGCTGTCTGTACTGCCAACCCTGGTCAGAGTGCAGTATTGGTTTTTCATCTCGACTCAGTCGCCCGAAGGCTTTTTCCAGCATCATCGAAACCATACTGAATTCGGGACGTCGGTTGATCTGGTAAGCCAGGATCTCGCCGTTGTACAAATCCATGAGAGGCGAGAGAAACAGCTTTTGCCCGTTCACCTTGAACTCCGTCACGTCGGTTGTCCATTTCTGGTTAGGGGCTTCTGCCTTGAATTCTCGCTTTAGCAGATCGGGCGCAACAAGCCCTTCAGCACCTCGGTAAGAACGATATTTCTTCACTTTGACCAGCGACTTGAGGCCCATCATCTGCATCAGCCGGTGCACCTTCTTGTGATTGATCAACTCACCACTGTTTCCAAGGGTCACGGTAATGCGGCGGTAGCCGTAACGCCCCTTATGCCCGTGATAGACGCTGCGGATGCGATCTTTAAGGTCGGCATGCTTGTCGGTTAGCAGTGTTTTGCTTTGGTAATAGAAGGTGCTGCGTGCAAGTCCCGCAGCACGTAGCAACAGAGCAAGTGGATGCTCATGCCTCAATCCTTGGACGACCTGCGTTTTTTTAGCTGCGCAGTACGGGGATCCGCTTGGATTAAGGCATCGAGCTTTTTTAGATAGGCATTCTCCGCGCGCAGATAGGCCAGTTCTGCGAGCATTTGTTTAGGGGTCAGTTCTGCGTCCGCAGGAAGAGCAGGACTTGCTTTGGGTTGCCTGGAAGGTTTGCGGGGCATGCTGGGCTCTTTAAGACGATGCGGTTGTAGTGCTCTTACACCGCCTTCATCGTACAGCTTTCGCCACTGCCTGATACTACTTGGACCACGGATATCAAACCGTATACAGGCCTGTTGGTCCGACAGTCCGTCTTGTTCGATGCACTGCAAAACCTTCAATTTAAACTGGGCATCGTAATGGCTGTACTTGGCAATCAAGCCAGAGGCGCCGTGCTTTTCAAAACCCTTGACCCAGCGCCGCAGCAGCGATGGACTCAAGCCATGCTTGAGGGCCACCTCATGAACGCTACTGGCAGACAGGCACTCTTCAATCAGTGATTGCTTGAGTGCTAGGTTGTATTTCGTCATGGAACACCCTCCCGTGGGGTCAGATGTCCAACATTCGGGGGGCAGTTCAACAGCGGGTCACTTTTGGAAGGACCCAAAAGTAACCAAAAGGTCCTCGCCCCACCACTCGGCACCTCGCTTGGGCTCGGTGTGCCCTCACTCCGGCTTGAATCCGTGGGCCGCCGCCATGCGCCATCCATGGCGCAGGGCGGCTAACCCGGCGTCCTGCCGGGTTACCCACGGATTCAAGCCTGCGTTCGGCCAGCGTGGTTAACGGGGCGACTGAGATCAAGATCCAAAGCAAGAGCAAGAGCCAGATCAAAAGATTGCTGACTTCGTCAGCGTCTGAGGAAGTAGAAGCGACACCGCGCACGCTTCAATGATTAGGTCGGCTCGAAGGCCGCCTCGCTTTTGCTTTTGATTTTGATTTTGATCTTAAGCGCCCCGTTAAACCACGCTGGCCGGAATTCGATAGGGATTTGGGGGGTAAACCGGCAGGACGCCGGTTTAGCCGCCCCGCGCCATGGATGGCGCGTGGCGGCGGCCCCCCAAATCACTGTCGGATTACGGGCACACCGAGCGTGAGCGAGGTGCCGAGTGGTGGGGCAAGAGCCCTTTGGTTACTTTGGGGCTTTTCCAAAGTGACCCGCCGTAAGGGCCAGCCCTTTCAAGGTCTTTGATAAAATCCCGCAAAACTCCGATCAGGGTGACGAAAGCGATGTGGGCAGAGGTTCTAGCGCGGTTTGAGAAAAAAGCACCGGCCAGTGTCATGACCAGAGTGATATTGGAGCAGGCTGTTCCTGCTGAATGGGTCGACCAGGTGTTCGAAGAGCACCGTCAGCGGCAGTACCCACGAGAGCTTTTGTTTTCAACCATCGTTGAACTGATGTCCCTTGTTTCATTGGGTTTGCGACCTTCGCTGCATGCCGCCGCGCGACAGATGGAAGATCTTCCTGTCAGCTTGGCGGCGCTGTATGACAAGGTCAGTCGTACAGAGCCTGCGCTACTGCGCGCCTTGGTCACCGGTAGCGCAGAGCGTTTGGCACCGACGATAAAAGAACTGGGGCACACAGCCATTTTGCCTGGTTGGCAACTACGGGTCGTTGACGGTAACCACCTGCCTTCCAGCGAAAAGCGTCTGGGCGCTTTGCGCCGTGAACGAGGCGCCGCCCGGCCTGGTTTTTCCGTTGTGGTTTACGACCCCGATCTGGACCAGGTCGTTGATCTTCAGCCTTGTGAAGATGCCTATGCCAGCGAACGCGTCAGCGTGCTGCCGTTGCTGGAAAAGGCCAACGCGGGGCAACTGTGGATGGCTGATCGACTCTACTGCACGCTCCCAGTCATGGAGGCCTGCGAAGATACCGGGGCCTCGTTCATCATTCGCGAACAGAGCAAACATCCACGCCTGCTTAAGGAAAGCGACTGGCAGCTGCCTGTTGCGGTCGCGGCAGGCAGCGTGCGTGAGCAAATCATCGAAGTAAAAGGTGGACGCCAGTGGCGGCGAGTCGAACTGAGCCTGCAAAACCCCACCGAATCCGGCGACACCACGCTGCTGTTCTGGAGCAACTTGCCCGACTCTATCAGTGCTGAGCAAATCGCCGATTTGTACCGCCGTCGTTGGAGCATCGAAGGGATGTTCCAGCGCCTGGAAGCGGTGTTGGACAGTGAAATCGAAACCTTGGGCAACCCTAAGGCAGCCCTGTTGGGATTTGCATCGGCCGTGCTGGCTTACAACGTTCTGGCCGTGCTCAAACGCAGCGTCGAACAAGCTCATCGCCAAACTCTGCACGACGATTGGGAAGCATCGATTTTTCACCTGACGGTGCAGGTACGCAGCGGTTACGAGGGAATGCAAATAGCCTTGCCAGAATATTTATCCATCCCTATCCCCGCAGCGGGGCTGGCTCAATATCTGCTTGCACTTGCTCGAAATATCCAGCCCAAAGCGGTCGTCAAGAGCAAGCGGGGGCCGAAGGTGCCTAAACCCAAGGAATGGCTGGAAGGCAAAGCCGCGAATGCCCATGTGTCGACGGATCGGGTGCTCAAGGCCGCTAAAATCAAAAGACCTTGAAAGGGCTGGCCGTAAGGGCGGAACCCTAAGCCGCCGTTACCTGAATAACGGATATGTACTCAATAAACCCCACCACCTGGTCGGCCCAGAGGCCGCCACGAAAAAACGTGCCCCCCAGTCAGGGACTGTAATACCCCACCGCCACCATAAAACGCCCCGCCTTACGCAAATAAGCATGCTTATTCTCAACCTTCCCCGTCACCGGATTCTTCCACCGATATTTGTACTCCCCCTGATCCTGCTCAGTCATCAGCTGAAGAATCGGCTCACCCACAGGCTTCCCATCCGGGTCCTTGACCTTGGCAAAATCCGTATTGATCAAGCGCAGGGTGGTGCCATGGGCCACATAGCGCCGCGTATCCAGGTCCACCACGAACACGTAGAGATCGTCCTGCAGGAAACCACCCTGTAATGAGTTGATCGCCTTGAGCGTCCCCGCTTCATCCTTCACCAGCGCGTTCACCGCTTTGTTGCGCAGCGCCCGTGCCTGTTCCGGCGTAGCCCGTGGCAGGTAATAGCCGACCGCCAGGATGCGCTCGCCCACGCGCTGGTAAAACACGTGCTTGTGCTCGACCTTGCCGTCATTCCAGTTCTCCCAGCGGTAATCGGCCTGCTGGATACCCTGGCCTTCGGGCGCGCTGATAGCTTGCTTGAACGAAGCCTGCAGATCAGGCCCAAGTACCTCGGACACGTCGCGACCGATCAGGGCCGAAGAGGGGCCGCCACTGGCCAGCAGCACGCCTTTGGTATCGACCACGAATACGTAGCGGTCCTGGTCGATGAACTCACCTTGGCGGCTGAAAGCGGCCAATGCCTTGTCACCGTTGCTCTGGTAGTACGCCAGGGCTTTTTCCAGCAGCGCCTTGGCCGCCTGGGCCTCCGCATCCTGGGCCGTGGCGGCGTGCACCTGGCTACAGCACAACAGCAACAGCCAGGTGAATCGCAACAGTGTGTTCATTTATCCATCCCTCGATTTTGTTGGAATGACAAGAGCGTAGACGGTCGGCGAGGGAATCGTGGCGCAAGCTGATCAAGGCGCCGCCAGCCACTGACTGACGATGCCGTCATACACCCCGGTCGCCACGCTCAGGTGCAACCATTGGTCGACGTAGCTTTTCCAGGCCACGTCATCGCGCGGCAGCAGGAAGGCTTTCTGGCTGTACTGCATCTGCCGCTCGGGGTTGACCGCACAGAGCCCCGGTTTTTGCTTTTGCTGGTACCGCGCTT carries:
- a CDS encoding IS3 family transposase (programmed frameshift), coding for MTKYNLALKQSLIEECLSASSVHEVALKHGLSPSLLRRWVKGFEKHGASGLIAKYSHYDAQFKLKVLQCIEQDGLSDQQACIRFDIRGPSSIRQWRKLYDEGGVRALQPHRLKEPSMPRKPSRQPKASPALPADAELTPKQMLAELAYLRAENAYPKKARCLNPSGSPYCAAKKTQVVQGLRHEHPLALLLRAAGLARSTFYYQSKTLLTDKHADLKDRIRSVYHGHKGRYGYRRITVTLGNSGELINHKKVHRLMQMMGLKSLVKVKKYRSYRGAEGLVAPDLLKREFKAEAPNQKWTTDVTEFKVNGQKLFLSPLMDLYNGEILAYQINRRPEFSMVSMMLEKAFGRLSRDEKPILHSDQGWQYRQPTYRHMLAEKGIEQSMSRKGNCLDNAAMESFFGTLKSEFFYLESFESVEQLASGIEDYIAYYNQDRISLRLNGLSPVQFRTQALNQ
- a CDS encoding IS4 family transposase is translated as MTRVILEQAVPAEWVDQVFEEHRQRQYPRELLFSTIVELMSLVSLGLRPSLHAAARQMEDLPVSLAALYDKVSRTEPALLRALVTGSAERLAPTIKELGHTAILPGWQLRVVDGNHLPSSEKRLGALRRERGAARPGFSVVVYDPDLDQVVDLQPCEDAYASERVSVLPLLEKANAGQLWMADRLYCTLPVMEACEDTGASFIIREQSKHPRLLKESDWQLPVAVAAGSVREQIIEVKGGRQWRRVELSLQNPTESGDTTLLFWSNLPDSISAEQIADLYRRRWSIEGMFQRLEAVLDSEIETLGNPKAALLGFASAVLAYNVLAVLKRSVEQAHRQTLHDDWEASIFHLTVQVRSGYEGMQIALPEYLSIPIPAAGLAQYLLALARNIQPKAVVKSKRGPKVPKPKEWLEGKAANAHVSTDRVLKAAKIKRP
- a CDS encoding cache domain-containing protein; this encodes MNTLLRFTWLLLLCCSQVHAATAQDAEAQAAKALLEKALAYYQSNGDKALAAFSRQGEFIDQDRYVFVVDTKGVLLASGGPSSALIGRDVSEVLGPDLQASFKQAISAPEGQGIQQADYRWENWNDGKVEHKHVFYQRVGERILAVGYYLPRATPEQARALRNKAVNALVKDEAGTLKAINSLQGGFLQDDLYVFVVDLDTRRYVAHGTTLRLINTDFAKVKDPDGKPVGEPILQLMTEQDQGEYKYRWKNPVTGKVENKHAYLRKAGRFMVAVGYYSP